The genomic window CACGGGCCGCCGGAATGATTGTGGTACTTGCAGTTACGGTTGGGGCAGTGGGGAGGCGTCCAACCGTTCGTCGGTCGATTGGTACGCATGACCCCGGATCCTTGCGAATCCGGGGCCATGAACAATCATCGAGGCAGAACCCTAGGGCTTCTCCGGTGGGGCCATGAACTCCGGACCCACCGGATGGTTCACATGCCGCTCCAGGATCTGGTCGACCGACACGTGCGTCGCAGGATCGAACTGCCAGCCCCACAGTCGGTCGACCGCCTCGATCTGTTCGGGGCGGCGCGCTCCCCACAGCGCGATGTCCGATCCGTGGTCGAGGAGCCACCGGACCGAGAACGTGAGCACGTCGGTGTCGAAGCGATCGTGGGCAAGTTCCTCGAAGGCTTCGACGGCGTGCAGGTACTCACCGAAGCGCTTCGACTGGAACTTCGGATCGGCCTTGCGCAGGTCGTCACCCTCGAAGGTCTGGTGCTCCGTCATCTTCCCGGTGAGCAGACCGCGACACAACGCGCCGTAGGTCACGGTCTTCACTCCGTGCTCCCGAGCCCAGGGCAGGACGTCCTGCTCGATCCCGCGCTCGAAGAGGTTGTAGGGCGGTTGCGTGGTGTGCAGGGGCGCCACCTCGGAGAACGTCTCCATCTGCTCCACGGAGAAGTTGCTCACGCCGATCGCGCGGATCTTGCCGGCCTCGCGGAGGCGCAGCATGGCTTCGGCCGTCTCCTCGATCGGCGTGTTCGGGTCGGGCCAATGGATCTGGTAGAGGTCGATGACGTCGGTCTGCAGACGACGCAGGGAGTCCTCGGCCTCCTTCTCGATGCGTTCGCGGCTCGCGTTGCGGAATGGCTGCTCGTCCTTCCAGTCGAGGCCGACCTTGGTGGCCAGGACCACGCGCTCGCGCAGATCGTCGTGGGCGAGCGCCCGGCCGACGATCTCCTCGCTGCGACCGAAGCCGTAGACGGGGGCGGTGTCGACCAGCGAGATGTCGTGGTCGATGGCTGCGTGGATGGTGCGGATCGCCGCCTCCTCGTCGGTCCCGCCCCACATCCAACCCCCGATGGCCCAGGTGCCCAGGCCGATCCGCGAGGCCTTGAGTTCGCCTTCGACGATGTCGACGTATTCCACGGTGGGTCCTTTCGGTGGGTGACGGGACGGCCTTCCAAGGCCGCCCAAGTGGGACGTGATCGAGTCAACGCCCGGCGCGGGTGATGCGTCAAGGACCCCGGACTTGCCAGGCACGCAGCGATGGTCGACTCTCCCGACTGACCCGATCCATCGGTCGTGCCGTCCCCCAGGTCCGGAGCCGGTCATGTCCCGCTTTCTCGCCTCGTTGTTCGTCGTGCTGCTGTCCGCGTCGCCCACGGTCGCCGCCGACGGCGACGCCCTGGCCCGCCGCGTGGCCGAGACCGCCGGCGTGGAGAACTGGGGCGACGTCGAGCGCGTGGCCTTCACCTGGAAGCACCATCCGAGCGGCAACGCGCGTTCGTTCGTGTGGCACCCCGCCCAGGACAGCGTGGCCGTGACCTTCAACGGAACGACCACGCGCATCCACGCCGGGTCGATCGAGACCGACGACCAGCGCCGCGCGCACGCCGCCTTCGTCAACGACCACTACTGGATGCTGTCCGAACTCCGCCTGGCCCTCGACACGGGCGTGGAGTTCGAGGACCTCGGGCCGACGGCGGTGCCGGGCTTCGACGACATGGGGGACCGACGCGCCCTGCGCGTCCACTACACCGGCGACGCTGGCTACACTCCGGGCGATGCCTACGTTCTCTACCTGGGCGACGACGACCTTCCCGATGCCTGGGCCTTCCACCGCGGCGGCGCCGAGGAACCGAGCCTGGTGACCACTCGCCAGGACTGGAGCGAGGCCGGCGGGATCCGCTTCCCCACGCGCTTCGTCACCGCCGACGGGACGACGTTCATCACGATCGAGGACGTCACGATCGAGTGATCGCCGGTCCCGGCGCGTGCGTCCGCTCCGGGAACCCATCCAGCCGACCCTGACGGCCGCCCCCGACGGCAGCCCCTGACGGCAGGCCCGGTCGGCACGCCCTGACGGCGGGCCCGGTCCGAGGGGCCCGATGTCCATTCCGGATGCATCAGATCGCGAGCTCGTCCCACCTTTCACAGAGCTCCTCCGGACTCCGGTCCACGGCTTTTCTTCACCTTCGAGCTCTGCACGCCGCGGAGGAGCCGGCCGATTCGTCGTGCCGTGCGGTCCATCAGTCTCGAGTCTCACCACCGAAGGAGGTGTCATGAGCTTCGCCGATCTGATCGCCTTCATCATGGAGCTGGCCAACCAGCTGCCTGCCGATGCCCAGGAGGCCATCGCCCAGATCATCGAGATCCTCCAGGGTCTGATGTAGGCCGTAATGATGTAGTCCGAAACGCAAGGGTCCCCCGCTCGCGCCCCCGCTGGGACTGGGGACCCCCACCTCTTCCTCGAATCCGTCGCCTCGAATCGGGAGACCACCATGCGCCCCCACCACCTGTTCGACATCCGCGGACTCCTCGCCGTGGCGATCCTTCTCGTCGCGATGCCCGCCCATGCCCAGTTCTGTTTCGACGCGAACGGGCCTCTCGTTCCGGGAGCCGGCGAGCGCGCGAACGCGGTGGCGATCGGCGATCTGGACGGCGACGGCCTGGCCGACGTCGTCACGGCCAACGACGCGACCGACCGGGTCGCGGTCCTCCGCCAGCTGGCGGGCGGCACCCTCGATACCGCGGTGCTGTGGGCGACGGGCGACGAGCCGGTCTCGCTCGCGCTGGCCGACCTCGACGGCGACACCGACCTCGACGTCGTGACCGGAGATCAGACGTCGGGGGCCTGGTCCGTCCTGTGGAACGACGGCGCCGGCGGCCTGGCCGAACGGGATTCGATCCCGTCGGGCCCGGCCGTGAACGAGGTGCGGGTGGCC from Candidatus Krumholzibacteriia bacterium includes these protein-coding regions:
- a CDS encoding aldo/keto reductase; this encodes MEYVDIVEGELKASRIGLGTWAIGGWMWGGTDEEAAIRTIHAAIDHDISLVDTAPVYGFGRSEEIVGRALAHDDLRERVVLATKVGLDWKDEQPFRNASRERIEKEAEDSLRRLQTDVIDLYQIHWPDPNTPIEETAEAMLRLREAGKIRAIGVSNFSVEQMETFSEVAPLHTTQPPYNLFERGIEQDVLPWAREHGVKTVTYGALCRGLLTGKMTEHQTFEGDDLRKADPKFQSKRFGEYLHAVEAFEELAHDRFDTDVLTFSVRWLLDHGSDIALWGARRPEQIEAVDRLWGWQFDPATHVSVDQILERHVNHPVGPEFMAPPEKP